The Sediminitomix flava genome contains the following window.
AGTTTATGGCGTTAATCAGATTCAAGATCAAAGACCATATGATGCATTTCAATTGGATGGATATTGGATAATAAAGGGCACTATTCCGAAACAAAAACGTGGAGGAACATTTTTGATTATTATATGTGATAAAACTTGCGAAATCGTGAGATTAACGCATGGGAAGTGAATATTTAATTAATAAAGGAGTAAAAACAAACGCCAACAAGGGGCATATTCCACAGGCAGTCTTGCGACGCAACCTGCCTGCGATACCATGCCCGGGTCGTTGTAGCCAATTAATCAACAGATGAGAAAACTAACAGTAACAATTCTGACATTGACTTTGATATTTTTATCAAGTTGTAATGTAAGTATGAATAAAATTGACATTTGGACAGAACAGGCAACTGTGACTGAGATTATTGGTTTTGAAAACTCTTTGAGCGAAGAAAATCAGATTCTTGAAATGAATATCTTTCTTTCAAAGAGTATATATCCGTTGATTGATGAATACAAAATTGCAAAACCGATAATTTTCAAACGCGAAAATGCTGGTTTTTTACCACTCTATACCCAATACTTCTATTCTGAATCTGACTCAATGATCAGATATATAAGTTATGATTGGGAAAAAGAGATGTACGGAGATTTCTCTAGAAAACAAGAAGTGTGGAAAGAGGAAAGTAAAAAGTTAGAAGAATATGACACTGAGTATGATCGAATCAAATTAGCTTTGGTTGAAAAATTGGGAGAACCAACAATTCAAGATGAAGAACCACAAAAGATTAAGTCTAATTCTGGAAGAGGGGATTGTCTATCAAGAAATACTGTTTGGGAAACAGATAAGTACTATTCAAAATTGAACTTGATTTTTGAGTCCATGACATATAGACTTAGGTGGTATCACTATTTGAAAAAATAAAAAAACTGGCTACAACAAGGGGCATATTGCACAGTTAGGTATGCGACGCAATCCGCCTGCGACACCATGCCCGAGTCGTTAGGCTGCATTAAATCAAAAGATGGTTAAACTAGATATTAAATCCAAAAACAGGATTGATAATAATAAAGTCAAGATAAGTGATAAATTGTTTTTAGTAGCAAGATATGTGGAAGAGAAATATGGAATTATTACTCCCCCCAATTACTGGGATGATGCATTTTCTAAATTTAAACAGGATGACAAGACTTATTACAGAAATTGGCTTTGGATATGTTATGTTGAGTGGGAAAGCTTAATTCCTCCAATTGAAGAAACTGAAGTCGTTTTTGGTAAAGAATTAGCAGACAGACTTAATTATTTGGATAAGAATGATTGGAAAGATTGTGAAGATGTTGAGGAGTTCTTGGATATTGATGGAAAAGGTGGCGAAACTCTTTTAGAATGGGCAAAGAAACATTTGATAAGCCTGGAGGTTGAGCATTAAGAAGAATAGATGTTCTGACAAGTTAGAAAAACAATTATAAAAAATCAGTAGAAAAATTAAAACGCAGCCTAACAAAGAGCATAGCCCACAGGCAGCCTGCGACGCAATCTGCCTGCGATACCATGCTCGGGGCGTTAGCAATAATATGTTATGATAAAAAGCTTCATAAATAGACTTGATAGATTAAGAGAAATAGATTCTTCAAATAGTTTATTTGGTTCCAAAAGATGGAAATACGGATTTAAAACTATCTCAGAAACCGAAATTCAAAATTTTGAGAAAGTAAATTCAATATCTATACCTAAAGAGTTTAGATCATTCATACTTGAAATAGGTTTCGGAACAGCAGAAAACTATGGCGCACCGTTCAATGGAGAATTGACTTTTTGTAATGATGATGATGACGAATTTCCAATTTCAGAGGGTTCGATTATTATTGCTGAACATGGATGTGGAATTGCATCATATTTAATAGTCAAAGGAGATTATTATGGACAAGTTTGGGTAATGTTAGGAGACTGTTCAACTAAACTAGAATCAAAAGACTACTTTGAGTGGTATTCAAATTGGCTAGATTCTGCGATTGAAAAATTAGAAGCAACCGATTAAAAAAAAATTGCTATCAAAGGGCATAGTTCACACCGCACTCACCATCAACACGACCTAAGTGCGATACCATGCCCGAATCGTTGCCACCCATAATAGATGAAAAAAGAATTCTATCTAGTATTTATAATTCTTACAATAGGATTTTGTCATAGATTTTTGAATTGGACTTTAAGTTCAGGCTATGATTCATTGCTGATATTCACAGGATTGATTCAATTAAGTCTATTGATTTTTTACACCATATATCTGATAATAGAAGAGAATAGAAAGTATATTATAGCCTTACTATTACTCTTAATTTTAGGATTTATAGGTGAATTACTCGATTTATTAAAATTAGTTGATAACACACTTTTAATGGCAATTGTCAATGTAGTTCATGTTCTAATATTAATTCAGATGGTAGTAGATACTCAAAAGAAAAGAGATTCAAGGCTCAAATTAATGAGTATTTTAATGTCTTTGACAATCCTTTCACGTTTTATATCGGTCTTAATTTTAGAAAGTACAGAATTCATTTATCCGTTGAATTTCATAGTCTTGATTTTGGGTTTTATGCTAATAATAGGGATTCAAAAGAAAGGATTAATAATAGAGCCTTATTTGAAAATAGTAACATTACAATATGCTCTAGGAACAATAACGGGCATTTTTTACATTTTAAATTAATAAAACGGTTGGCAACAAGGGGCATATTCCACAGGCAGCTATGCGACGCAACCTGCCTGCGATACCATGCCCGGGTCGTTGTGTTTAATATATGAAAAGTGATAAATCAGAAATTTTCCAAATCGAAGAAGGTCAAGGATTGGAAGTTTTAAAATTTGGTTTTAGTAGAGATGAAATTGAAGTAATACTTGGAATTCCTAGTGAAATAAAACAATATTCATACTCAGATGATAAAGCCAATTTAACTGAAACTTGGTATTATAATGACTTAGGGTTATCACTTAATTTTGATGAGGAGGATAATTGGCGACTTGGAACAATAGCTGTGGAATCTAAACTTTATAGATTTAAAGATTTTATTCCAATAGGTTTATCAAAAGACGAGCTTAGATATAAATTAGGAGTCGTAAATATAAATGATCTTC
Protein-coding sequences here:
- a CDS encoding SMI1/KNR4 family protein; this encodes MIKSFINRLDRLREIDSSNSLFGSKRWKYGFKTISETEIQNFEKVNSISIPKEFRSFILEIGFGTAENYGAPFNGELTFCNDDDDEFPISEGSIIIAEHGCGIASYLIVKGDYYGQVWVMLGDCSTKLESKDYFEWYSNWLDSAIEKLEATD